A DNA window from Porphyromonas gingivalis ATCC 33277 contains the following coding sequences:
- a CDS encoding pseudouridine synthase, with product MTTEERDIFADTSKDDISPSEKHIEKPTPFRSSRMSSGGGFRPTPRVGATSKPEPTDQLQQRKRRVRIGEQQSSRSQSYRRDDFSGGEGNNRSEAPSYNNRYSREGQRAAYPASYRQNEERGQRRDSLRHFEKEYDANRAMDNEHIRGSGPSYPRQFRDTERPMYSGGNRTLTLPQQKKKKKQSKAPIVPVKYREVLADPNEPIRLNKFLSNAGVCSRREADLLIEKGEITVNGEVVTELGRRITRQDEVIYKDKRVEIESKVYVLLNKPKNCVTTSDDPECRTTVMDIVRYACPERIYPVGRLDRNTTGVLLITNDGDLASKLTHPSFKKKKIYHVWLNKDVSIEDMQKIADGVELDDGEIHADAISYVKEDDLSQVGIEIHSGRNRIVRRLFEHLGYRVVKLDRVYFAGLTKKNLPRGKWRYLNEQEVNNLRMGAFE from the coding sequence ATGACAACTGAAGAACGCGATATTTTCGCAGATACGAGCAAGGATGATATTTCTCCTTCGGAAAAGCACATAGAAAAACCTACGCCTTTCCGTTCGTCAAGAATGAGTTCAGGCGGAGGTTTCAGACCTACTCCCAGAGTAGGGGCTACATCCAAACCCGAACCGACGGATCAATTGCAACAGCGTAAACGACGAGTACGTATCGGTGAGCAGCAGAGCAGTCGATCACAATCGTACAGACGTGATGATTTCTCCGGAGGGGAAGGAAATAACCGCTCTGAAGCTCCTTCGTACAACAATCGATATAGTCGGGAAGGGCAGCGCGCTGCTTATCCGGCTTCATACCGCCAAAATGAAGAGCGTGGGCAGAGACGTGATTCTCTCAGACATTTTGAGAAAGAGTACGATGCCAATCGTGCTATGGACAACGAGCATATACGTGGTTCGGGACCATCTTATCCCCGTCAGTTTCGGGATACGGAAAGGCCGATGTATTCGGGTGGCAATAGAACACTGACACTTCCACAGCAAAAGAAGAAAAAGAAACAGTCGAAAGCTCCGATTGTGCCGGTAAAGTATCGTGAGGTATTGGCCGATCCGAATGAGCCGATCAGGCTGAACAAGTTCTTGAGCAATGCCGGTGTTTGCTCGCGAAGGGAAGCGGATCTGCTGATCGAAAAGGGAGAGATCACGGTCAATGGAGAAGTCGTGACCGAACTCGGTAGAAGAATTACACGTCAGGATGAGGTAATCTACAAGGATAAGAGAGTGGAAATAGAGAGTAAAGTTTATGTACTGCTCAATAAACCTAAAAATTGTGTGACCACTTCTGATGACCCCGAATGCCGTACCACAGTAATGGATATAGTACGATATGCCTGTCCTGAGAGAATATATCCGGTAGGACGTTTGGATCGGAATACTACCGGTGTACTTCTGATTACAAATGATGGCGATCTTGCCTCTAAGCTGACCCATCCGTCTTTCAAGAAGAAGAAGATCTACCACGTGTGGCTCAATAAAGATGTAAGCATTGAAGACATGCAGAAAATAGCCGACGGTGTAGAATTGGATGATGGTGAGATACATGCCGATGCCATCAGTTACGTAAAAGAAGACGATCTTTCGCAGGTGGGAATAGAGATTCATAGCGGACGAAATCGTATTGTGCGCCGTTTGTTTGAACACCTTGGCTATCGTGTTGTCAAACTGGATCGCGTTTATTTTGCCGGACTGACCAAGAAGAATC
- the purB gene encoding adenylosuccinate lyase: MIAFQALQAISPIDGRYRNKVEVLSRYFSEGSLIRYRVKVEVEYFIALCNELPSLKDVCPPSLEEELRRIYQDFSETDAVRVKEIEAVTNHDVKAVEYFLKERFEAMGIRDAKEFIHFGLTSQDINNTAFPMMIREAMTEVYLPALQELVKQLHAYALQWKDVPMLAKTHGQPASPTRLGKEIEVFVYRLRKQIDLLLEVPHSAKFGGATGNFNAHHVAYPDHDWSDFGRRFVTSLGLEREELTTQISNYDNMAALFDACCRINVILIDLCRDFWQYISMEYFKQKIKAGEVGSSAMPHKVNPIDYENAEGNLGIANAIFEHLSRKLPISRLQRDLTDSTVLRNVGTPLAHSLIAVTSIAKGLGKLLLNEAALDRDLQNNYAVVAEAIQTILRREGYPNPYETLKALTRTNETVTAESIASFVEALDIDETVKEEMRRISPSNYVGI, encoded by the coding sequence ATGATTGCTTTCCAAGCCCTGCAAGCCATCTCTCCGATAGATGGCCGGTATCGCAACAAAGTAGAAGTACTTAGTCGCTATTTTTCAGAAGGATCTCTAATTCGCTATCGTGTAAAAGTGGAGGTGGAGTATTTCATCGCTCTTTGCAATGAATTGCCTTCGCTGAAAGATGTGTGCCCTCCATCTTTAGAGGAAGAGTTGCGCCGTATATACCAAGACTTTAGCGAGACGGATGCCGTACGTGTAAAGGAAATAGAAGCGGTAACGAATCATGACGTCAAGGCTGTGGAGTATTTCCTCAAAGAGCGGTTCGAGGCCATGGGGATACGAGATGCCAAAGAATTTATCCATTTCGGTCTGACCTCGCAGGATATAAACAATACGGCTTTCCCGATGATGATACGCGAGGCAATGACCGAGGTTTACTTGCCCGCTTTACAGGAGCTGGTGAAGCAGCTTCATGCTTATGCCCTTCAGTGGAAAGATGTCCCGATGCTGGCCAAAACGCATGGACAGCCGGCGTCGCCCACTCGCTTAGGAAAGGAAATAGAAGTATTCGTCTATCGCTTGCGCAAGCAGATCGACTTGCTGCTGGAAGTACCTCATTCAGCCAAATTCGGTGGTGCTACGGGCAATTTCAATGCACATCATGTGGCTTATCCTGATCATGACTGGAGCGATTTCGGCCGTCGGTTTGTAACTTCTCTCGGGCTTGAACGGGAAGAACTCACTACACAAATATCCAACTACGACAACATGGCAGCCTTATTTGATGCCTGCTGTCGCATCAATGTGATACTGATCGACCTCTGCCGTGATTTCTGGCAGTACATTTCGATGGAGTACTTCAAACAGAAGATCAAGGCCGGCGAGGTCGGTTCTTCTGCCATGCCACACAAAGTGAATCCGATCGACTATGAAAATGCCGAAGGCAATCTGGGTATTGCAAATGCCATATTTGAGCATTTGTCGCGCAAATTGCCTATTTCCCGCTTGCAGCGAGATCTGACGGATTCCACTGTACTTCGTAACGTGGGAACTCCTTTGGCGCATTCTCTTATAGCAGTCACGAGCATAGCCAAAGGGCTTGGCAAACTGCTTCTCAACGAAGCTGCTCTCGATCGGGATTTGCAGAACAACTATGCCGTGGTGGCTGAGGCTATACAAACTATTCTTCGCAGAGAAGGGTATCCCAATCCATACGAAACGTTGAAGGCTCTGACGCGTACGAATGAGACGGTGACAGCCGAATCCATTGCAAGTTTTGTCGAAGCATTGGATATTGATGAAACCGTGAAGGAGGAAATGCGCCGCATATCACCTTCTAATTACGTGGGAATCTGA